Genomic window (Dictyoglomus thermophilum H-6-12):
GAAAGAATTCTTTCCTCTACTTCTCCAAGTTCTGTAATAAGGGTTGGCTGATATCCCACAGCAGAAGGGATTCTCCCAAGCATTGAAGAAACTTCCATACCTGCCTGTACATATCTAAATATATTATCCATTAAAAGAAGAACATCTTTACCAAGATAATCTCTAAAATATTCTGCAATAGTTAAAGCTGTAAGAGGTACCCTCATTCTTACACCAGGAGGCTCATTCATCTGTCCAAATACAAGTGCAGCCTTTGAAAGCACACCCGATTCTTTCATTTCTAACCAAAGTTCATTTCCCTCACGAGACCTTTCCCCAATACCTGCAAAAACCGATATACCTCCATGAGCTACAGCTACATTGTGAATTAACTCCATAATTAATACTGTTTTTCCTACGCCTGCTCCCCCAAAAAGACCTATTTTACCTCCCTGAGGGAAAGGAGTAAGAAGATCAATAGCCTTTATACCTGTCTCTAAAATGGAATAAGAAGGCTGTACTCTTCTAAATTCTGCTGCATTCTTTATGATAGGAGTCACTTCACCCCTTATTTTTTCTCCTCCATCTATGGGCTCACCAAAAACATTTACTACTCTCCCAAGAATCTCTTCGCTTACAGGAACACTTATAGGATGAAAGGTTCTTTTTACCGTCAGCCCCCTACTTATCCCCTCAGTAGAACCAAGAGCTATAGCTCTCACCTTATTTTCTCCAAAAAGTATTCTTGTTTCAAGAACTAATTTTTCGTTCTTTATAGGATTTTCTACTTCTAATGCCTCATATATGTGAGGAACATCATTGGGGAAATATATGTCAACAACAGGTCCATTAACTGATATTATTTTACCTTCCAATTTATTTCACCTCTTCTTTCATAGCCTCTATACTTGATGTAATATCTAAAAGCTCCCTAGTAATTTGATTTTGTCTTAATTGGTTAAGCTGAAAGAGCAATTTAGAATATATTTTCTGGGCATTTTCATGCGCCCTCTTCATAGCAAATCTTCTAAAGGCCTGTTCACTTGCAGCAGAATCAAGCATTATCTGATGAATCTGAGTTTCAAAAATATCCATAAGTAAAGGATCTAATATCTCAGAAAGAGAAGGAAGAAAGAGGAAAAACTCTTCTTTTTTCTCCTCTAAACTAATAGGAATCAGAGGAAGCAGTTTTTTGATTCTTACCTCCTGTTTAGCTATATTTATAAAGTCAAAATATATAACAAAAAGTTCATCTATGTAATAATTAAGAAAATCATCAAGAAGATCTCTTGCAAGAAGCTTTGCATTGGAAAAAGATGTATCCTCAAGAAACTTTATATACTTCTTTCTGATGTTAAAGTTATTTGATGATAGATATCTTTGAGCATAAGACCCAACAGAATAAAATACTAAGTTTTGAGATTTTTTATTTCCAATAAATTTTTTTAAAGTCTCAATTATTTGTAAATTATAACTTCCACAAAAGCCAAGATCAGATGTAAAAACTAAAACTCCAGTTTTATATACTACCCTTTCTTTAACAAGGGGATGATTCAAATACTCATTGGAAAGTCTTTTCACAAGCTCCATCAATATATTATTCAATTCTTCAGTGTATGGTTTCAATCGTAGAGACCTATCCTGCAGAGCCCTAATTTTTACCATACTTAGGGTCTCCATAGAATGGACTATATGAGTGATATTTTGAATTGTCTTTACTTTACGCCTGAGGGTTTGAAGGGTTGGCATATACTTCCCTTTCGAATTCCTGAAATATATTATGAATTTGATAAATTATTTGGTCAGAAAGCTCCAATTGTTCTCTTAAAAGAGTCAAAACTGAAGAGTATTTAAGCTTTAAGTATGCAATGTACTTAATGACCACATCTTTGACTTTTTCTACAGGATAGTTATCAAGAAATCCTCCGTTAGCAAGGTAAAAAGTAATAATCTGTTCTTCCACAGATTGTACTTCATGAGCTCCTTGTTTCAAAAGCTCTTCAATTCTTCTTCCTCTCTCAATTTTCTTCTTGGTAGCCATATCAAGCTCTGTTCCAAATTCAAGAAACATAGCATATTCTCTGTATTGAGCAAGATCAAGTCTTAACCTTCCTGCAACCTGTCTCATACCTTTAGGTTGAGCAGACCCACCAACTCTTGAGACCGAAAGTCCCACATTTATAGCAGGTCTTACTCCTGCATTAAAGAGCGCAGTATCCAAATAAATCTGACCATCGGTTATGGAAATTAAGTTTGTAGGAATGTAAGTAGAAATCTCACCTGCAAGAGTTTCAGCTATAGGGAGAGCCGTTAAAGCTCCTCCACCAAGCTTTCTACTCAATTTTGCCGCTCTTTCTAAAAGATGAGAATGAAGGTAAAATATATCTCCAGGATAGGCTTCTCTTCCAGGGACTCTTCTTAAAAGAAGTGCCACTTCTCTATAAGTATTAGCATGCTTAGTTAGGTCATCATAAACAATTAAGACTCTCTCTCCTTGCCTCATAAAATACTCTCCCATAGCACAGCCTGCCATAGGAGCGATATACCTTAAAGCAGGTGGATCGTCAGGAAAAGTTGCAATAACTATGGTATTAGATAGTGCACCATACTCTCTTAAAGTTTGAACAATTCGGGCAATATTTGTCCTTTTTTGAGCTATGGCTACATATATACAGATGGTACCATAATTCCTTTGAGAGATTATAGTATCAATAGCAATGGTAGTCTTACCTGTCTGCCTATCTCCAAGAATAAGTTCTCTTTGGCCATGTCCAATAGGAATTAAAGCATCTATAGCTCTTATACCAGTATAAAGTGGCTCTTTTACTGGTTCTCTATCAAAAATACTCGGAGCCTCATTATCTACAGGCACATAAGCCTCAGGAAATATTAATCCTCCACCATCGATAGGATTTCCTAAAGGATCAATTACCCTTCCCAAAAATCCACTACCAGTAGGAACTTGTAAAATTTTACCTGTTGAGTAAACAACCTCTCCTTCTTTTACATACTCATCTCTACCAAAAAGAATTACTCCTACCGAATCTTCTTTTAAAGAAAGAACCATTCCCTGAATACCTGACTCAAAAATCACTATCTCCCCTACAAAAGCAGCATTAAGGAGAGAGACTTGGGCAACCCCATCACCTACAGATTTTACATAACCTATATTGGATATACGAGGAGAGAAATCATATTCTTTTATTTTTTCTTGTATCTTCTCTATAGGCAAACCAAGAACTTCTTCTTTCATATATTTTCCACCTCTCTTATGGTTTCATAAATCTGAGAGAGGTGATAATCAAGAGAATGATCAATTAAAAATTCACCTATAAAAAGTTTAAATCCTAATCCAATGCTCGGATCTACATCAAAAATAAATTTCCAATTCCCAGGAAGCAAAGATCTCAATTTATCCTCTATCTTCTTTTTGAGCTGACTACTCACATTATCAGGAGATATGAATTTTACCTCTTCGATATTATCGCTCTTAATATTGGCAATTGCTGAATCTAAAGACTCTGCAAATTGACTAATAAGGAGTTCTTCAGCCTCCACAGGTAAAAATCTCTTAAAAAACTCCTTTATTATTAATCTTGAAAATGCCAATACTTCCTTTTTAGCTGTTTCTAAAACTCTTTTTCTTTCAGCAGTAGCTATTTCATGAGCTTTAACTATGATCTTTTCCGCTTCTTCCTCTGCCTTAGCAGTAATATCCCTCTTCATCTTTTCCGCTGTATCAACCGCCTCCTTAATAATCTTTGCAGCCTCATCCCTTGCCTGAGCAAGTTGAGCCTCTCTTTGTTTTCTTAAATCTTCAGCCTCCTGAAGCTTCTTCTCGGCCTCTTTCATTGCTGCCTCAATTTTTTCTCTTCGCTCGTTCATTATACGAATAATGGCACCAAGAAAATACCTCTTGATTATCCAAGCAAGAGCAAGAAGGTTGACTATAGAAGAAACAATTGTCAGCAAATTAAATGAGAACATATCCTTTCGCCTTCTTTTTTTATTTTAGAGTTTTCCAAGAAGTGGATTTGCGAAAAGAAGAATCAATGCTACAGTCAATGTAAAAATCATGATGGTTTCTATAAAGGCAAGGGCAAAAAGGAGCATTCTGTTTATCTGATCTCCCGCCTCAGGTTGACGAGCCACACTTTCAAGAGCACTGGCTGCTGCATTTCCCTGTGCCTTAGTAGCATTCATACCCACAAGAGCCACAGACAAACCAGCTGTAATAATAGAAACTATAATTACCCATGCAAGCATACTATTACCTCCTTACTATTCTTCTAATGCTGCTGCAAGATATGCAGCGCTAAGACTTGTAAAAATAAATGCTTGAATAAATCCCATAAACATATTAAGAGCCATTATAGGTACAGGAACAATAAGAGGAGCAAGTAAAGAAATAATACCAAGAACAATATGTTCACCCGATATATTACCAAAAAGCCTTAGCGCAAGGGAAACAGGGCGAGTAATTTGCTCTAAAATATTTATGGGAAGAAATAAAACCGATGGAGAAACAAAACTTTTAAGATATTCTATTCCTCTTTCTTTAAAGGCTGCATACTGAATATAAAGAATAGTGCCAATAGCAAGTCCTACGGTTACGTTAATATCTGAAGTGGGTGAAGCAAAACCAGGGATAAAGCCAGACCAATTCGAAAGAAGAATAAATAAAAACAAGGTTGCAAAGAAGGAAAAGTATTTTTCTGCAATATGTTCTTCGAGGAAGCCAGAGAGGTATCTTCTAAACATTTCAACTAAGGTTTCTATAATATTCTGTTTTGTCGTAAGGTTTTCTTTAGGTTTATAACTTAGCCAAAAAGAAAGAAGAAGTACAACTACGGATATTATCTGCAAAGAGATAAAAGTATTTGTTATAGGAATTCCAAATAGTTCTGCCACAACCCGTGGTCCTATTTCAGGCCCTTGTTCCATTTCTGTCCCTCCAGGTCTTCAATATCATATACCATTGTCCTATAACGTATCCTATCAAAAATAGGAAAACTCCTATAATATTCGCCCTAATACTTAATAAAAATAATAATATCAAAATTCCATATCTTTTTAGTATGCTTTTATTATATCCACTTAAACCATATTTTTTCAAATCTCTTGCCAACCAACAAAAAGAAATTATACTACCCGATAATCCAAAAATCAAGGAAGAGATAGGGGGATAAACAAAAAAGAAAACAAGCCCTATCAATACTCCATAAAAGGCAATATCTAAATATTTACCGTAAAAATCTGAATATGTCACGGAATCCCACCCATATTCCAAGTACTGTAAAGGCTAAAAGAAAAACTGGAGAAGTTTTAAAAATTTTATCCAAATAATATCCTATAAAAATACCCACAAGAAGAGAGCCCAGAAGCCCTGTGCCAAGAGCAAAGGTAAAGTTAAATATCTCCCATATGTTTTTAGGCTTTTTCCTTTTCATTAACTATAACAGCCCCCACTAAAATTTTTTAATCTGCCTTAAAGCCTCATAAACTACTATAGCAACAGAACTTGATAAATTCAAAGACCTTACAGGGCCAAACATAGGAATAGACACAGAATTTTCCCAATATCTTTCTATAATCTCCCTCGGAATTCCATAATCCTCTGCTCCAAAGATAAGATAATCACCCTCTTGATAAGAGACTTCAGTATATAATTTAAAGGCTGGAAATTCTACAAAGATAAATCTCCCACCTTCGTTTTTTTCTAAGAAATCTTCAAAATTTTTATATACTTCATAATCCAAAAGACTCCAATAATCAAGACCAGCCCTTTTTAAATATTTATCATTAAGAGAGAACCCAAGCTTCCCCACAAGATGTAGTTTAGAATTTGTTGCTACACAAAGCCTACCTATATTACCTGTATTATATGGTATTTGTGGCTCTATTAATACAACATGCAGATTATACTTCATTCACCCTTAAGTAAATCTTCTACCACCCTTCTTATTTCTTCACCCTCGGCTAATCCTCTAAGTTCTGCCATAGCTTCCTTCATAACCTTCCCCATATCCTTTAGAGTTCTTGCTCCAACCCTTTCAATAATACTTTTTATCTTTTCTTTAAGTTCCTCTTCTGACAAACCTTGTGGTACATATTCCTGCAAAATTAAGAGTTCTTTTTCTTCTTTCTCTGCTAAATCTTCTCTTCCTCCTTGCTTATACATTTCTATAGCTTCTTTTCTCTTTTTTATCTCTTTCTTTATCACATCTAAAACCTCTTGATCATCAAGTTCTTTTCCCTTCTCTCTCAATTCTATTTCTCTATATTTTATTGCTGATCTTAATGTACTTAAAACCTCTGCTCTAAAACTGTCTTTATTTTTCATCGCAGCCATATAGTCCTTTGTTATCTTTTCATAAAGCATCTTTAGTCCTCCTTCCACTTTAATTTTTCTTTGAAGCTTCCATTCTCAACCTCTTCTTCATGTATTGAAATTATCTCCCTTACAAATACTCCCATCTTTTTCAGCTCATCTTCAATAATTTTTGCAGGATTTCTTTCCGAGTTTTCTTCTCTTTTCAGAGAATATGTGTAAAAGACTATCACCTTTTTCAACCTATCTCTAAACTTTGAAATATATGTCCTTATAGGTGAAGACAAATTTCCCGCCCATATAGGTGTACCTATTATAACTAAGTCATAACTACTCGGATCTTTTTCTACATTCTTTATGGGAGTCCTTTTTCTGAACAAACTCTCATAGATAGAGATCAATATCCCCCAAAAGCCGTCCCTATTTCTCAAGGATATAACCTCTTCTATATCCCCCTTTAACAGATCTTTTATATATTCTGCCACTTCTCTTGTTTTTCCTGAACGTGAATAATAAACCACCAAAACTTTTTCCATTAATAGATCATCCCCCAATATCCTTTTCATACTTATTTTTCTTGTAATACCCTCCACACCTTCATCCAACCGTTCTTTGTATTTTCAGGATTATATCCTCCCCCTCCAAGAATAATAATCTTACCATCGCAAATTTGATTAGCTAAGTCAACTATGCCCTCTACAAACCTACCATAACCTTCCACACTATAATTCAAATGAGTTATAGGATCACCAGAAATACCATCAACTCCAGCCTGTAATATAATAAACTCAACTTTGGTTTCCCAAGCAAAATTCTTAATCTCTTCAAAAGCAAGCAAAAGTTCATCATCACCTGCTCCTGGAAGAAGAGGAATGTTAAGTTTTGTTCCAAAAGCCTGCCCTTCTCCTCTCTCGTCCCTTCTTCCTGTTCCAGGATAAAGAAATCTTCCATCCTCATGCACATCAGCTATAAACAAATAAGGGTCATCCACATATTCATAAAAAACACCATCTCCATGATGGGCATCTATGTCTACGTATAAGATATTCTTTACCCCATACTTTTTTCTTAAATATTCAACAGCAACTCCAATATCATTAAATATACAAAAACCACCCGCACTATTTCTTCTTGCATGATGAAGCCCCGCCATAGGTACAAAGACTCGTCTATATTTATCTTCCATAATTAACTTTACTCCCTTTAAAGCAGAACCAACTACATAAGAAGCAGCCTCATAACACCCCACAAAAGCAGGGGTATCTCCATAGTCCAAATATCCTTCTCCAGTTTTAGACTTCTCTATGACCAAATCTATATACCTTTTTGTATGAAACAAAGCAATCTCCTCATAAGAAGCCATCTCAGGAGACTCTACATTATTTGAATTCGCAGACTTTTTAAATTCCGAGTCAAAACTTTCAAGCCTTCTCCTATTCATAGGATGGGGATCAGGAAAAGAATAAAGAAAAGATTCTTCTCCCCAAATTATACAACTTTCAGATTTTTTCAAATTCTACCCCCCTTTTGGATATAAATTTTTCAAACTCATCCTTCAAAAAGAGAGGAACCTTTATCTCCATAATTACTTCTTCTCCAAAACTTTCATTCACATCACACTTAAAGTGTTTTAAGACTTCACTTTTAAAAATATTGAAATCTTTATAAGAAAGCTTAACCAAATAATCAGCTGTTACAATTCTCTCCACAATACTACATTTTTCTAAGGTCTTCTCCATAGTATAATGGTAAGCATCAATAAGCCCTCTAACTCCAAGCTTTATCCCTCCAAAATATCTTACCACAATTCCTATAATATCATATAAATCTTTCTCTCTAAGGGCATTTAAAATAGGAATTCCCGCAGTACCTGTAGGTTCTCCCCCATCAGTAAAATATTCTTCTCCTGTTATCTTTCTATATGCATAGCAATAATGGGTTGCATTCTTATACTTTCCTTTTACTTCTTTAATTATATTAGAGATCTCTCTACCTCTAATAGGAGAAGCTATACCTATAAATAGAGATCTCTCAATTTTTACCTCAAAAACTTCCTCCTTTTCTATGGTCAGATATTTCTCTTTTATACTCATTCACTCCCTAAAGTTACATAAACTTCTCTTATGGTATTATCCCTCAAAACTTTAAATACCACTCTACTCCCTGGTGGCGTATGACTCAAAAATCTATGCAAATCATCAATATTATTAATAACCTCATTTTCTGCTTGTATTATTATATCACCACTATTTATTCCTCCTCTTTGAGCAGGACTTCCTGGAGCAACTCTAACAACATATACTCCTCCTTCTTGAGCTAAAGATAAATTATCCCTAAGTCTCTTAGGCAGTATAACACTTTGTCCAATAATACCAAGATAGCTTCTTCTTACTCTCCCCTCTTTAATCAGAAGACCTGCCACCCACTTTGCAGTATTTATGGGTATGGCAAAACATATACCTTGAGCCCCTTGTATTATAGCAGTATTTACACCTATTGCTCTTCCATATATATCCACCAATGGCCCTCCCGAACTTCCTGGATTCAATGCAGCATCAGTTTGAATAATATTTTCCATAAGATGTCCACTAAAACTCCTTAAAGATCTTCCAAGAGCACTTATTACTCCACTAGTTACACTATGCCCAAAACCTAGAGGATTCCCTATGGCAAGAACTACTTGTCCAACCTTTAGCTTTTCCGAATCACCAAGTTCCAAATAAGGAAGATTATTCTCTGGAATTTTTATAACGGCAAGATCTGTCTGAGGATCTTCTCCCACAAGTTCTGCCTGATAGGTTCTCCTATCTGCAAGAGTGATTTGAATTTTAGAAGCCTGATGAGTAACATGACTATTAGTAAGAATATATCCATCAGGAGTAAATAAAAAACCAGAAGCAAAGCCTTTGATCTCTTGAGGTCCAAAGAAAAAAGGAATAAAGGTGCTTTGAGAAAGATCTAAATTTACTACCGCAGGACTAACTTTTTCTACTACTTTAACAAGAGCATTTGAATAACTCTCTAATATTTTTTCATAGTCTTCCATAATCTAACCTCCTGAAAGAATCCATTCTTTTATATAGGGAATACTTTTTATTATGACGTTAATATGATTTGTATCTTTCAAAAGAATAAATTTTCTTTTATCATCTTTATACTTTTCATATACCTTCAAAACTTCTTCTGAAGGATAAAACTCATCCCTATCTCCCACTATAGAAAGTACAGGAATATCTAAATTCCTCCAGATTTCTTTTATATTTGAAGGAAAAACGGCCCTAAAAAATGCATAAGAATAATCCTTAACAATAAGAGGATCATCTATGTCCTCTGGTAGTTCCCAGCCAATTATTCTAAAATGAGGAAATATATATGATGTAAAAAACAGAATCTTAGAGGTAGTTTTGATTTTTAATAAGCTATTATTTTGCCGAAAATTCTCCATTGGCAATCCTCCGGCAATTAAGATTAAGCCTTTAGGTTTTATCTTCTCATAATAAACAAATTTTAGCAAAAGTCCTGCTCCCATGCTATGCCCACCCAAATAAATAGGCAGATCCTTATTTTGTTCTTTTACAAAACTATAAAAATTCTTCAAATCCTTAACAAAGGTATCCTCATTGGGAGAATCTCCTCTTCTCCCTTCGGAATTTCCATGTCCTCTAAGATCCAAAAAATATACCTTAATACCATCATCAAATAGATTCTTTAAAAAGGGATAATAATACTTACCGTAAAGGGATATACCATGGATGAAAATTAAGACATATTTAGGTTCTTTAGGCTCTGCTACTCTATAAGCTAATCTGGTTCCGTCAAAAGAGTTTACATAAAAAACCCTGTCGCTTATATTCTTAATTTGATTATAGAGGTTTTGAAAATCGTATGAAAAACTAATTGAGATTAAAAACAAAAAGAAAAATAAATAAAGTTTAATCCTCATTTATTAACTCTTCTTTATTTAAAACCCTCTCTCTCTTCTTTATAAGGTTTAAAATTTTATTCACATAACTCCTTTTATTTCCAAGTAGAATAGCACCCACAATCACATCTTCTCTAAATATTATTTTCCTATAAAAACCACGTTCCTCATCCTTTTTAACAAACACTTCACATCCTTCCTTAGCCTCAATCTCACCTATAGATGTTAAATCTACCCCTGTAACCTTAAGAGAGTTAAAAGGTAATGTCCCCTTATACTCTACTCTATTAAAAGTCACATTCCTTCCTACCACTTCTGACTGTTCTATACATGCCGGAATAATACCATAAATCCTACCATTATGTTCTGCACAATCCCCCACCGCATATACATCTTTAGCGCTGGTTTCCATAAAATTATTTACAATAATTCCCTTATTGGTCTCTAAACCTGAATTCTTAGCAAGGTCAATATCAGGGATAATACCCGCAGAAATTATCAAAACATCTCCCATAATTTTTCTGCCATCTTCCAACTCTATACCTTCAAACTTCCCATCTCCAATTACTTTCTGAGCCTTAACTCCTAAGTAAAATTCAAAGGAAAATTTCTTCTCAATAATATTCTGAAGTATTTTAGCCCCTTCATCATCTAATTGCCTCGGAAGAAGTCTTGGAAAAAACTCCAAACCTATTATCTTTAGTCCTCTTTGAGAAAGAGCCCTTCCTGTTTCCAATCCTAAAAGTCCACACCCCAAGAGGATTGCCCTTTCTTTACCTTTTATATAAGAGATAATATTTAGAGCATCATCTATGTTTCTTAAGGTAAATACTCCTTCAGTATTTATATTTTCTATGTTTGGTTTAGAAGGAATAGCCCCCGTGGCTATTATAAGCTTGTCAAAAGTATATTCATTTTTATCAGTTTTAAGTATTTTCCCTTCAGTCTCAATCTTTAAAGCTGTTTCACCATAATGAACCTCTATATTTTTTTCCTTATACCAATCCTCGGAGTAGAAAGGTAGTTTATCTAAATCGATATTCCCTGCAAGAAACTCTATAAGCTGAGGTCTTGAATAGTACGGATATTTTTCTTTAGTTATTATAATTATCTTGCCTTCTTTATCTCTTTCCCTAATTACTTCAGCAGTATTTATCCCTGATATCCCATTCCCAACAACCAAATATAACATACTTTATACAGGCTTAAACATGCTTTTATCTGCTCCACAAACAGGACAAACCCAATCCTCAGGAAGCTCTTCAAAAGGAGTTCCTGGTGGAATATTCCCTTCTGGATCTCCCTCTTCAGGATCATACACATACCCACATACAACACATCTATATTTTCCCATTTTAAGGC
Coding sequences:
- a CDS encoding NAD(P)/FAD-dependent oxidoreductase, with amino-acid sequence MLYLVVGNGISGINTAEVIRERDKEGKIIIITKEKYPYYSRPQLIEFLAGNIDLDKLPFYSEDWYKEKNIEVHYGETALKIETEGKILKTDKNEYTFDKLIIATGAIPSKPNIENINTEGVFTLRNIDDALNIISYIKGKERAILLGCGLLGLETGRALSQRGLKIIGLEFFPRLLPRQLDDEGAKILQNIIEKKFSFEFYLGVKAQKVIGDGKFEGIELEDGRKIMGDVLIISAGIIPDIDLAKNSGLETNKGIIVNNFMETSAKDVYAVGDCAEHNGRIYGIIPACIEQSEVVGRNVTFNRVEYKGTLPFNSLKVTGVDLTSIGEIEAKEGCEVFVKKDEERGFYRKIIFREDVIVGAILLGNKRSYVNKILNLIKKRERVLNKEELINED
- the rd gene encoding rubredoxin, with amino-acid sequence MGKYRCVVCGYVYDPEEGDPEGNIPPGTPFEELPEDWVCPVCGADKSMFKPV